One window from the genome of Palaemon carinicauda isolate YSFRI2023 chromosome 24, ASM3689809v2, whole genome shotgun sequence encodes:
- the LOC137618405 gene encoding 52 kDa repressor of the inhibitor of the protein kinase-like gives MSSTICNEFIELMTKKVLNNTIAAVKTAKYFAISVDSTPDISHTDQLTFIVRFVDSSGKPVERFIKFIPLSGHDGETMMNVILDTLLEHDLSIMDCRGQSYDNASNMSGKYNGLQARIKQKNPLAEYVPCSAHSLNLIGSCAAECCVAAVSFFGLLQALFNFFSASTHRWSILKSTIHGDVIKSLSTTRWSAQHDATHAFKDSFSEIRSALIQIAEDEDQTATTRSEAASLASKLKDFELALLCVLWDCILERLNATNKTLQKTEIEMATCANLYAGLVEFVISLCNDEAFEMFEEKAKLLVKDYSYRADHQRSRKRKRNFEEPDNEIVLLPRQKYKTATYFVILIR, from the coding sequence ATGTCATCTACTATTTGCAATGAATTTATTGAACTGATGACTAAGAAGGTCCTCAATAACACCATAGCAGCTGTGAAAACTGCAAAATACTTTGCAATAAGTGTAGATTCAACACCAGATATTTCACATACAGATCAACTGACATTCATTGTTCGCTTTGTTGACTCCAGTGGTAAGCCTGTAGAGCGCTTTATAAAATTCATTCCTCTTTCAGGCCATGATGGAGAAACAATGATGAATGTAATACTGGATACTCTGCTTGAACATGATCTCTCTATTATGGATTGCCGTGGCCAGAGCTATGACAATGCAAGTAACATGTCGGGTAAATATAATGGATTGCAAGCCCGTATCAAGCAAAAAAACCCACTTGCTGAATATGTGCCCTGCTCAGCACATTCTCTTAATCTTATTGGGTCATGTGCTGCGGAGTGTTGTGTTGCTGCAGTCTCATTTTTTGGACTTTTACAAgcactctttaattttttttctgcttcAACGCATCGGTGGAGTATACTCAAGTCAACCATTCATGGAGATGTCATCAAATCATTATCAACAACAAGGTGGTCAGCGCAGCATGATGCAACACATGCTTTTAAAGACAGCTTTTCTGAAATACGTTCTGCTTTGATCCAAATAGCAGAGGATGAAGACCAGACAGCAACTACAAGAAGCGAAGCAGCCAGCTTAGCATCAAAATTGAAAGATTTTGAATTGGCCTTACTCTGTGTGCTTTGGGACTGTATATTGGAACGGTTAAATGCCACGAACAAGACACTTcagaaaactgaaattgaaatggcTACTTGTGCTAACCTCTATGCAGGCTTAGTAGAATTTGTAATCTCACTTTGCAATGATGAAGCTTTTGAAATGTTTGAAGAGAAAGCTAAACTGCTGGTGAAAGACTACAGTTACCGGGCTGATCATCAGCGGTCAAGGAAGAGGAAACGCAATTTTGAAGAGCCAGACAATGAAATTGTATTGCTACCAAGGCAGAAATATAAGACAGCTACATACTTCGTCATTCTGATTCGCTGA